The following proteins come from a genomic window of Brevibacillus antibioticus:
- a CDS encoding ABC transporter ATP-binding protein — MNRTPIAPMGVGKLLDKSFSVYRQHFGAFFLLALIWFGPLLLLQQLLLVDLTRVPLLAQDTEGLDFAESLGARFAGQEEFMTQSIPMLLLFIFLVAPILLIIGYPQMLSGSILLTKAALEGETLSLKDALKGALRRFWPLAGSTFLYGVIAFAVSTAFVIVYGLIFFMIGFAGGATLESMFDPSDEGGIVLMIVLFIFGYLFLIAGMMLVPGFFLIRWGFYMPIVLYERDGIGIGESWNLTKGNFWRLFGLFVVLSVIYSMFSSGIQLVLTGVLGTSILTQMLLVALTCLLSPWMAIVYALAYFDLRVRKDGTDLQELVSRQLATSAPVEPAEPATPTPAQEPGVTHD; from the coding sequence ATGAATCGTACGCCGATTGCCCCCATGGGAGTGGGGAAGCTGTTGGACAAGAGCTTTTCAGTGTATCGCCAGCATTTTGGAGCATTTTTTTTGTTGGCTTTAATTTGGTTCGGTCCATTATTACTCCTGCAGCAACTGCTTCTAGTTGACCTTACCCGAGTGCCTTTGCTCGCACAAGATACAGAAGGTCTAGACTTTGCAGAATCGTTAGGCGCAAGATTTGCTGGACAAGAAGAATTTATGACACAAAGCATTCCTATGCTGCTCCTATTCATATTCCTTGTCGCACCGATCCTTTTGATCATCGGCTATCCGCAAATGCTTTCCGGTTCTATTTTACTGACGAAGGCTGCTCTTGAGGGAGAGACCTTGAGCTTAAAAGATGCCTTGAAGGGGGCACTTCGCCGATTTTGGCCGCTCGCGGGCAGTACTTTCCTATATGGAGTAATTGCGTTTGCAGTGTCGACAGCATTTGTCATCGTATATGGATTGATTTTCTTTATGATCGGCTTCGCTGGTGGAGCGACATTGGAGTCCATGTTTGATCCGTCAGATGAAGGCGGCATTGTGCTTATGATCGTTCTGTTTATATTTGGCTATTTATTCTTAATTGCCGGGATGATGCTCGTACCGGGCTTTTTCTTAATTCGTTGGGGTTTTTATATGCCGATTGTTCTGTACGAACGTGATGGTATCGGAATCGGCGAGAGCTGGAATTTGACAAAAGGAAACTTTTGGCGTCTATTTGGTCTTTTTGTTGTTCTCAGTGTGATTTATTCCATGTTCTCTAGCGGCATACAATTAGTACTCACTGGTGTCTTAGGTACATCTATCCTCACGCAAATGCTTCTGGTTGCACTTACCTGCCTCCTGAGCCCTTGGATGGCCATTGTTTACGCTTTGGCTTACTTTGATCTACGTGTGAGAAAAGACGGGACAGATTTGCAAGAGCTAGTAAGCCGTCAGCTTGCCACATCTGCACCAGTAGAACCAGCAGAACCAGCAACTCCAACCCCTGCACAAGAGCCGGGAGTTACACATGATTAG
- a CDS encoding DUF4129 domain-containing protein, translating into MISTSPWVDDKEHLQEILARDEFNLPQSSGENWVQKAMEFLIELIADLFQWTHIPTGAANTVSTLVLIMAVLGLVGIIYWLFRRMIWEQKKHRPLFMDGEKIRSHADYLRDAKEKAARGEWREGERSLFLALLVYLQMKSWVRVEKWKTNWEYAEEIEANQPSLREVFGRFAREFDAVWYGQALVDEGAFWQRVNELEGIWREEGQHE; encoded by the coding sequence ATGATTAGCACGAGTCCTTGGGTAGATGACAAGGAGCATTTACAAGAGATTCTAGCCAGAGACGAGTTCAATTTGCCCCAAAGCAGTGGAGAGAACTGGGTTCAAAAAGCGATGGAGTTTCTGATCGAGTTGATCGCAGATCTTTTTCAGTGGACCCATATTCCAACTGGTGCGGCTAATACCGTATCTACACTCGTGCTCATTATGGCAGTGCTGGGACTGGTTGGCATCATTTACTGGTTGTTCCGCAGAATGATTTGGGAACAGAAGAAGCATCGACCGCTGTTTATGGACGGTGAAAAAATACGTTCTCATGCAGACTATTTGCGTGATGCGAAAGAAAAAGCAGCACGAGGAGAATGGCGGGAAGGAGAACGCTCGTTGTTTTTGGCGTTGTTGGTTTATTTGCAAATGAAGTCATGGGTTCGTGTGGAAAAATGGAAAACGAATTGGGAATACGCGGAAGAAATTGAGGCGAATCAGCCGAGCTTACGCGAAGTGTTCGGCCGCTTTGCACGAGAATTCGACGCTGTTTGGTACGGGCAGGCACTTGTTGATGAAGGGGCGTTCTGGCAGCGTGTAAACGAACTGGAAGGCATCTGGCGCGAGGAGGGACAGCATGAATAG
- a CDS encoding DUF4350 domain-containing protein: MNSLRTYRVGIVVATLLLIIVGWLIVKPTAKQLPPYLASSAQPSGIKAVLVLLEEKGKQVKEWRQPMRFLPTATGQAMLVVEPERLMPEEQIAILDWVSEGNDLILFQSRPEWEDLPFYTENIRGKENQERNIQGPLVQGRFMGKAGTSLRFLEDDDMEPLLYDDQGILGGRTEVGDGSVTFFLVPEWLTNQKIERLSHFEAIWPYVQGDWSVLWIDEYHHGLQEKPGFLAIYPGWLIAACMQLGILLLLYVWWRGKRFGPVYTLREWTVRRGDETLLAVSSWYERRGLAQDALRHREAYMRQLLYDRWGVHQRADRLEIVRYAKTRWTNQEAERFDHLLERLDQAKNEGRYSPKILLADSLLLDEITKRLEKE; encoded by the coding sequence ATGAATAGTTTGCGCACCTATCGTGTCGGAATCGTTGTGGCTACCTTGTTGCTCATCATCGTGGGCTGGTTGATCGTCAAGCCTACAGCTAAGCAACTCCCACCGTACTTGGCTTCGTCTGCACAGCCAAGCGGAATCAAGGCAGTGCTCGTACTACTGGAGGAAAAAGGTAAGCAGGTAAAGGAATGGCGGCAGCCTATGCGTTTTTTACCAACAGCAACTGGGCAGGCCATGCTCGTAGTAGAGCCGGAAAGACTGATGCCAGAGGAACAGATAGCCATTCTGGATTGGGTCAGTGAAGGCAATGATCTGATTCTCTTTCAGTCGAGACCAGAGTGGGAAGACCTTCCCTTTTATACGGAGAACATCCGAGGTAAAGAAAATCAGGAGCGAAACATTCAGGGACCTCTCGTTCAGGGCAGGTTCATGGGCAAAGCAGGCACCTCATTGAGATTTTTAGAAGATGACGACATGGAGCCACTTCTCTACGATGATCAGGGGATACTCGGAGGAAGAACAGAGGTGGGAGATGGCAGTGTTACGTTTTTTCTCGTACCGGAATGGCTAACGAATCAAAAAATTGAGCGACTGTCCCACTTTGAAGCGATCTGGCCGTATGTACAAGGAGATTGGTCTGTTCTTTGGATAGACGAATACCATCATGGCTTGCAAGAAAAACCAGGTTTTTTGGCGATCTATCCGGGATGGCTCATAGCCGCTTGCATGCAACTCGGTATCCTGCTTTTGCTGTATGTGTGGTGGAGAGGAAAACGTTTTGGACCAGTCTATACGCTTAGGGAATGGACGGTGCGTCGTGGTGATGAGACGTTGCTCGCCGTGTCTAGCTGGTATGAGCGAAGAGGGCTGGCACAGGATGCGTTGCGCCATCGAGAAGCGTACATGCGACAACTGTTGTACGATCGGTGGGGAGTGCACCAACGAGCTGATCGTCTGGAAATCGTGCGATATGCCAAAACAAGATGGACAAATCAAGAGGCAGAGAGATTCGACCATCTGCTGGAACGACTGGATCAGGCAAAAAACGAAGGGCGATACTCGCCAAAAATCTTGCTTGCAGACAGTCTTTTGTTGGATGAGATTACGAAGCGTTTGGAGAAGGAGTGA
- a CDS encoding AAA family ATPase: protein MEQLLQQMEKELVGQRQNVRLMLTALVAGGHVLLEGVPGIGKTKMVKTLSELMGGVSKRVQFTPDMMPSDIIGHVVFNMQQNQFETIKGPVFANLLLADEINRTPPKTQAALLEAMEEGQVTIHGVTYPLPDPFFVVATQNPVEYEGTYVLPEAQLDRFLFKLTMSYPSHENEKQILAKHIPNKRSHEPNQEPLFTWEAILEKRRQLEEVVVDDSILEYITTLIRNTRETKRLLLGASSRAGIAVLMASKAWALLDNRKFVTPDDVKMVARPALRHRLILSPQVELEGGTSDHIIEETLAAIPVPR from the coding sequence GTGGAGCAATTGTTGCAACAAATGGAAAAAGAGCTGGTTGGTCAGCGGCAAAATGTTCGGCTGATGCTAACCGCTTTGGTTGCCGGTGGACACGTCTTGCTAGAGGGCGTACCCGGTATCGGAAAGACGAAAATGGTAAAGACCTTATCTGAGTTAATGGGGGGCGTGAGCAAGCGCGTCCAGTTTACGCCTGACATGATGCCATCGGACATTATTGGTCATGTGGTGTTCAATATGCAGCAGAACCAGTTTGAGACAATCAAAGGTCCTGTTTTCGCAAATTTATTGCTGGCGGATGAGATCAACCGGACTCCTCCGAAAACCCAAGCGGCCCTTTTAGAAGCAATGGAGGAGGGGCAGGTGACGATTCATGGTGTCACATATCCTTTGCCAGATCCGTTTTTCGTCGTCGCTACGCAAAACCCGGTGGAGTACGAAGGAACGTATGTGCTGCCGGAAGCACAGCTCGATCGCTTTTTGTTCAAGCTAACGATGTCGTATCCTTCCCATGAAAATGAAAAGCAAATCCTCGCGAAACATATTCCCAACAAGCGCAGCCACGAGCCTAATCAAGAGCCGCTCTTTACCTGGGAGGCGATTTTGGAGAAGCGACGCCAATTAGAAGAAGTGGTTGTGGATGATTCAATTCTGGAGTACATTACGACACTGATTCGCAATACACGCGAAACGAAACGATTGCTCTTAGGTGCCAGCTCTCGCGCCGGAATCGCCGTGTTGATGGCGAGCAAGGCCTGGGCACTTTTGGACAATCGCAAGTTTGTGACGCCTGATGACGTGAAGATGGTAGCCCGCCCTGCATTGCGGCACCGACTCATTCTGTCACCGCAGGTAGAATTGGAGGGGGGTACCAGTGACCACATCATCGAAGAGACGCTGGCGGCTATTCCAGTTCCTCGCTGA
- a CDS encoding glycosyltransferase family 4 protein, with protein MKVIMVCTEKLPVPPIRGGAIQTYIAGIADILGRHHELTILGTSDPTLSKDEIVRNTRYVRVDGQGVFDIYAREVAAFLSANNYDVIHVFNRPRMVPIIREVCPNARIILSMHNDMFDPVKIGQAEAARAVAETERIITISDYVGRVIASLYPEAANKLRTIYSGVNLETFVPVEGSNTAQKIRQELRATHNLGNKQVILFVGRLTPKKGADILVRAMNELRSYHSNIALVLVGGSWYGENKISDYAAYVRSLANRSPVPVITTGFVPADQIHHWFWAGDVFVCPSQWEEPLARVHYEAMAAGLPFVTTKRGGNAEVIIGGNGLLVEQPEDPQAFAVQLKQLLSSRDLQRQMGRSGRQLAEQRFTWERVARDVLDVWNNRGR; from the coding sequence ATGAAAGTTATCATGGTCTGTACAGAAAAATTGCCAGTCCCTCCTATACGAGGGGGAGCGATTCAGACGTATATTGCAGGGATTGCAGATATTCTAGGGAGGCATCACGAGCTGACTATCCTGGGAACGTCGGATCCCACGCTATCGAAGGATGAAATAGTTCGCAATACTCGTTATGTGCGGGTAGATGGTCAAGGGGTGTTCGATATCTATGCGCGCGAAGTAGCTGCTTTTCTGAGTGCGAACAACTATGATGTCATTCATGTTTTTAACCGACCGCGGATGGTTCCTATCATTCGTGAGGTATGCCCGAACGCACGTATCATTCTAAGTATGCACAATGATATGTTTGATCCGGTAAAAATAGGGCAGGCAGAAGCTGCTAGGGCCGTTGCTGAAACAGAACGGATCATCACTATCAGTGATTATGTCGGCCGGGTTATTGCTTCGTTGTATCCCGAAGCCGCAAATAAACTTCGCACGATTTATTCAGGTGTGAACTTGGAAACGTTCGTTCCGGTGGAAGGGTCTAATACGGCGCAGAAGATTCGTCAGGAACTGCGGGCGACGCACAATCTTGGCAACAAACAAGTGATCTTGTTTGTAGGACGACTGACACCGAAAAAAGGGGCCGACATTCTGGTTCGTGCGATGAATGAACTCCGCTCCTACCATTCCAACATCGCTCTCGTCCTGGTTGGAGGGTCCTGGTACGGAGAAAATAAAATCAGTGACTATGCAGCATATGTACGCTCATTAGCGAATCGTTCGCCTGTTCCGGTTATTACAACGGGATTTGTTCCGGCAGATCAGATTCACCACTGGTTCTGGGCGGGGGACGTTTTTGTCTGTCCATCGCAATGGGAGGAACCACTGGCACGTGTTCATTATGAAGCGATGGCTGCCGGACTGCCCTTTGTCACGACAAAGCGGGGTGGAAATGCTGAGGTGATCATAGGAGGCAACGGACTGTTAGTCGAGCAGCCGGAAGACCCTCAAGCGTTTGCTGTACAGCTGAAACAACTATTGTCTAGCCGCGACCTCCAGCGTCAAATGGGGAGAAGCGGACGCCAGCTTGCCGAACAGAGATTTACATGGGAACGAGTCGCAAGAGATGTGCTAGACGTATGGAATAACAGGGGTAGGTAA
- a CDS encoding CotS family spore coat protein, producing MEQYVIKPWDTREGNVETPANWDLTVPPEVDAIAEQVVKEYDMSVKSRTLITSKPDKGGAIWRIETDKGPRSLKVLHRTPERSLYSVAFQEYVVKQGARVPALIPARNGSLFVEKGGKLWIVTDWIALQPATKVDLVGAQELCYGLGEFHRHSKGYVPPAGAKNSSRLYRWPNHYQKIAKKIGWMREVAKAYSETPTSNSILAVVDHYEQQAWAALEKLKTSAYPKMIKMGEAHWGLVHQDYGWSNGQNGPGGLWVIDLDGVSYDLPFRDLRKLITSTMDDMGVWDVTWMRGMIEAYHKANPLDRESFEVLLNDMAVPNEFYKHLKEMFYDPATFLSTEAEGILQRVLTGDKTKDAALAELAKDISKYEPGNYDQITEVIEPQRLASGIKELLPVALSIPTAEALVEEPKAKKSTKIKESKDRDSKVKGSKEKESKLKKSKIKKSKDKELVIDQVASSRPTSDIPQESQQDGARVESSSTTRRGRISFSGSAPFMPSAPLASSEERKLVRRNKKRVMSSAASKSSKKSSKPLSKVRISIEVKNKSPKVKSSSQAGKNKKGTVWTSKQQSRTVTSNKSKKVAKTAKPVRNTQLKKQRQKPKKSKGN from the coding sequence ATGGAACAATATGTGATTAAGCCATGGGATACCCGAGAAGGGAATGTGGAAACGCCGGCTAACTGGGATTTGACAGTGCCACCAGAAGTAGATGCGATCGCAGAACAAGTGGTCAAAGAGTATGACATGTCCGTAAAGAGCCGTACGCTCATTACTTCCAAGCCAGACAAAGGCGGGGCTATTTGGCGCATCGAGACAGATAAAGGTCCGCGTAGCCTAAAGGTACTGCACCGTACGCCTGAACGCAGTCTCTATAGTGTGGCTTTTCAAGAATACGTCGTCAAACAGGGGGCAAGGGTACCAGCACTGATTCCTGCCCGAAATGGCAGTCTTTTTGTAGAAAAAGGCGGGAAACTCTGGATTGTTACCGATTGGATTGCTTTGCAACCGGCAACAAAAGTAGATTTGGTAGGCGCGCAAGAGCTTTGCTACGGTCTTGGTGAATTCCATCGTCACTCGAAAGGCTATGTTCCGCCCGCAGGAGCCAAAAACTCTTCCCGTTTATATCGTTGGCCCAATCATTATCAAAAGATTGCCAAAAAAATCGGGTGGATGCGGGAAGTAGCAAAAGCCTACAGTGAAACCCCAACAAGTAATTCCATTTTGGCCGTCGTCGATCACTATGAACAGCAAGCATGGGCAGCCTTAGAGAAATTAAAAACATCTGCCTATCCGAAAATGATCAAAATGGGAGAGGCGCACTGGGGATTGGTGCACCAAGATTACGGCTGGTCAAATGGTCAAAATGGTCCGGGAGGGCTTTGGGTCATCGACCTGGATGGCGTGTCGTACGATTTGCCGTTTCGGGATTTGCGCAAGCTCATCACCAGTACGATGGATGATATGGGCGTCTGGGATGTTACTTGGATGCGCGGTATGATCGAAGCCTATCATAAGGCAAATCCACTGGATCGCGAATCGTTTGAAGTGCTCTTAAATGACATGGCAGTGCCAAACGAATTTTATAAGCATCTCAAAGAGATGTTTTATGATCCAGCCACCTTCTTGTCGACAGAAGCGGAAGGCATTCTGCAGCGAGTTTTGACGGGAGATAAAACGAAAGATGCGGCATTGGCAGAGCTCGCGAAAGACATCAGTAAATACGAACCGGGCAACTATGATCAAATAACGGAAGTGATTGAACCGCAAAGGTTGGCATCTGGTATCAAGGAATTGTTACCTGTTGCGTTGTCCATACCAACAGCAGAGGCTTTAGTCGAGGAACCGAAAGCCAAAAAGTCTACGAAGATTAAAGAGTCAAAGGATAGAGACTCAAAGGTCAAGGGATCCAAAGAAAAAGAGTCCAAACTCAAGAAGTCAAAAATCAAGAAGTCCAAAGACAAAGAGCTTGTAATCGACCAGGTAGCCAGTTCCCGTCCGACTTCCGATATACCGCAAGAAAGCCAGCAAGATGGGGCAAGGGTGGAAAGTAGCAGCACAACCCGCAGAGGTCGGATCTCATTTTCGGGAAGTGCACCGTTCATGCCATCAGCACCACTCGCTTCAAGTGAAGAACGAAAACTTGTCCGTCGAAACAAAAAGCGGGTAATGAGCTCTGCTGCCTCAAAAAGCAGCAAAAAGTCAAGCAAGCCTCTAAGCAAAGTACGGATCTCTATCGAGGTAAAAAATAAATCACCAAAAGTAAAATCCTCAAGTCAAGCGGGTAAAAACAAAAAAGGAACTGTGTGGACATCTAAACAGCAGTCCCGGACCGTCACTTCCAACAAAAGCAAGAAGGTTGCCAAGACAGCGAAACCAGTCCGTAATACGCAGTTAAAGAAGCAGCGTCAAAAACCAAAGAAATCGAAAGGCAACTAA